Proteins from one Cicer arietinum cultivar CDC Frontier isolate Library 1 chromosome 3, Cicar.CDCFrontier_v2.0, whole genome shotgun sequence genomic window:
- the LOC101502431 gene encoding BTB/POZ domain-containing protein At1g03010-like isoform X3 has protein sequence MLHCTSHFLEMTEEFSEKNLLTRAESYLKETVLPNTSNTIHVLHHCENLLPLSEEINLVNKLINAIANNACKEQLTSGLLKLDHTFPSQKNTSIVMEQETPLDWWGNSFNVLSLDFFERVISVMKSKGLKQDLISKILVNYAHNSLQGTNVRDPLDIELQKNQRVIVETIVGLLPNQSRKSPIPMAFLSCLLKTSIATSASNSCKGDLEKRIGLQLDQAILEDILIPTNSSTSNTHHNTMYDTDSVLRIFSTFLNLEDVDDDEDSDFRDENQMMYEYEFDSPGSPKQSSILKVSKLLDNYLAEVALDSNLLPSKFIALAELLPDHARISSDGLYRAVDIFLKVHPHIKDSERYRLSKTIDCQKLSQEACSHAAQNERLPVQIGVQVLFYEQTRLRNAMNGGHNQTIFFGGIHGQFPQRSGSGIGSGAISPRDNYASVRRENRELKLEVARMRMRLNDLEKDHVSMKQELVKPHIANKIFKSFTKKLSKLNALFRINSVRGSGTGTGTGERSTSSQIRFPFHKRRCHSVS, from the exons ATGCTACATTGCACATCTCATTTTCTTGAAATGACAGAAGAATTCTCAGAGAAGAATTTGTTGACAAGAGCTGAATCATATCTAAAGGAAACAGTACTCCCCAACACATCAAACACTATACATGTTCTTCACCATTGTGAGAATCTTTTACCTTTATCAGAAGAAATAAACCTTGTTAATAAGCTTATCAATGCGATTGCGAATAATGCATGCAAAGAGCAACTTACTTCTGGTTTGTTAAAACTTGACCACACTTTTCCTTCTCAAAAAAACACATCAATAGTAATGGAACAAGAAACACCTTTAGATTGGTGGGGGAACTCATTCAATGTTCTCAGTCTCGATTTCTTCGAACGAGTTATATCGGTTATGAAATCAAAGGGATTGAAACAAGACTTAATCAGCAAAATTTTGGTGAACTATGCACATAATTCTCTTCAAGGGACTAATGTTAGGGACCCTCTTGACATAGAATTGCAAAAGAATCAAAGGGTCATTGTTGAAACCATAGTTGGTTTACTTCCAAATCAATCAAGGAAAAGTCCAATTCCAATGGCATTTCTTTCATGTTTATTGAAAACTTCAATAGCAACATCAGCATCAAATTCTTGTAAAGGTGATTTGGAAAAGCGAATCGGTCTACAACTTGATCAGGCAATTCTCGAAGACATTCTCATTCCAACAAATTCATCAACTTCAAATACTCATCACAACACAATGTATGATACAGATTCAGTTTTGAGGATTTTTTCTACTTTTCTAAACTTGGAAGATGtggatgatgatgaagatagtGATTTTAGAGATGAAAACCAAATGATGTATGAGTATGAATTTGACAGTCCTGGATCTCCAAAACAAAGCTCAATTCTGAAAGTTTCCAAATTACTTGACAATTATCTTGCTGAAGTTGCACTAGACTCAAACCTTTTGCCATCAAAATTCATAGCACTTGCTGAACTATTACCGGACCATGCACGCATTTCAAGTGATGGACTCTATAGAGCTGTTGATATCTTCCTTAAG GTTCATCCTCACATTAAGGACTCAGAGCGATACCGTCTAAGCAAAACCATCGACTGTCAGAAACTATCTCAAGAAGCATGTAGCCATGCAGCACAAAATGAAAGACTACCAGTTCAAATAGGAGTACAGGTTCTTTTCTATGAACAAACAAGGCTTCGCAACGCGATGAACGGAGGACACAATCAAACAATCTTCTTCGGTGGAATTCACGGTCAATTCCCTCAAAGATCAGGAAGTGGTATAGGAAGTGGAGCAATTTCTCCTAGAGATAACTATGCATCAGTAAGAAGAGAGAACAGAGAGCTGAAACTTGAAGTTGCAAGAATGAGAATGAGATTGAATGATTTGGAGAAAGATCACGTTTCTATGAAACAGGAGCTTGTGAAGCCTCATATTGCTAACAAAATCTTCAAATCATTCACCAAAAAATTAAGTAAACTTAATGCTCTATTTCGTATTAACAGTGTTCGTGGCAGTGGTACTGGTACTGGTACTGGTGAAAGATCTACTTCATCACAAATTCGGTTTCCTTTTCATAAGCGAAGGTGTCACTCAGTTTCAtga
- the LOC101502431 gene encoding BTB/POZ domain-containing protein At1g03010-like isoform X2, translating to MPISDVSSDLTIQVVASTFALHKFPLISRSGRFRKLLLESKVSRISLPNVPGGVEAFELAAKFCYGINIDFTLSNVAMLHCTSHFLEMTEEFSEKNLLTRAESYLKETVLPNTSNTIHVLHHCENLLPLSEEINLVNKLINAIANNACKEQLTSGLLKLDHTFPSQKNTSIVMEQETPLDWWGNSFNVLSLDFFERVISVMKSKGLKQDLISKILVNYAHNSLQGTNVRDPLDIELQKNQRVIVETIVGLLPNQSRKSPIPMAFLSCLLKTSIATSASNSCKGDLEKRIGLQLDQAILEDILIPTNSSTSNTHHNTMYDTDSVLRIFSTFLNLEDVDDDEDSDFRDENQMMYEYEFDSPGSPKQSSILKVSKLLDNYLAEVALDSNLLPSKFIALAELLPDHARISSDGLYRAVDIFLKVHPHIKDSERYRLSKTIDCQKLSQEACSHAAQNERLPVQIGVQVLFYEQTRLRNAMNGGHNQTIFFGGIHGQFPQRSGSGIGSGAISPRDNYASVRRENRELKLEVARMRMRLNDLEKDHVSMKQELVKPHIANKIFKSFTKKLSKLNALFRINSVRGSGTGTGTGERSTSSQIRFPFHKRRCHSVS from the exons AT GCCAATATCTGATGTCTCTAGTGATCTTACCATCCAAGTAGTAGCATCAACCTTTGCACTTCACAAG TTTCCTCTTATATCTAGGAGTGGAAGATTTAGAAAGCTGCTGTTAGAATCAAAAGTTTCACGCATAAGTCTTCCAAATGTGCCAGGTGGTGTAGAGGCATTTGAATTAGCTGCAAAATTCTGCTATGGAATCAACATTGATTTCACTCTCTCAAATGTTGCTATGCTACATTGCACATCTCATTTTCTTGAAATGACAGAAGAATTCTCAGAGAAGAATTTGTTGACAAGAGCTGAATCATATCTAAAGGAAACAGTACTCCCCAACACATCAAACACTATACATGTTCTTCACCATTGTGAGAATCTTTTACCTTTATCAGAAGAAATAAACCTTGTTAATAAGCTTATCAATGCGATTGCGAATAATGCATGCAAAGAGCAACTTACTTCTGGTTTGTTAAAACTTGACCACACTTTTCCTTCTCAAAAAAACACATCAATAGTAATGGAACAAGAAACACCTTTAGATTGGTGGGGGAACTCATTCAATGTTCTCAGTCTCGATTTCTTCGAACGAGTTATATCGGTTATGAAATCAAAGGGATTGAAACAAGACTTAATCAGCAAAATTTTGGTGAACTATGCACATAATTCTCTTCAAGGGACTAATGTTAGGGACCCTCTTGACATAGAATTGCAAAAGAATCAAAGGGTCATTGTTGAAACCATAGTTGGTTTACTTCCAAATCAATCAAGGAAAAGTCCAATTCCAATGGCATTTCTTTCATGTTTATTGAAAACTTCAATAGCAACATCAGCATCAAATTCTTGTAAAGGTGATTTGGAAAAGCGAATCGGTCTACAACTTGATCAGGCAATTCTCGAAGACATTCTCATTCCAACAAATTCATCAACTTCAAATACTCATCACAACACAATGTATGATACAGATTCAGTTTTGAGGATTTTTTCTACTTTTCTAAACTTGGAAGATGtggatgatgatgaagatagtGATTTTAGAGATGAAAACCAAATGATGTATGAGTATGAATTTGACAGTCCTGGATCTCCAAAACAAAGCTCAATTCTGAAAGTTTCCAAATTACTTGACAATTATCTTGCTGAAGTTGCACTAGACTCAAACCTTTTGCCATCAAAATTCATAGCACTTGCTGAACTATTACCGGACCATGCACGCATTTCAAGTGATGGACTCTATAGAGCTGTTGATATCTTCCTTAAG GTTCATCCTCACATTAAGGACTCAGAGCGATACCGTCTAAGCAAAACCATCGACTGTCAGAAACTATCTCAAGAAGCATGTAGCCATGCAGCACAAAATGAAAGACTACCAGTTCAAATAGGAGTACAGGTTCTTTTCTATGAACAAACAAGGCTTCGCAACGCGATGAACGGAGGACACAATCAAACAATCTTCTTCGGTGGAATTCACGGTCAATTCCCTCAAAGATCAGGAAGTGGTATAGGAAGTGGAGCAATTTCTCCTAGAGATAACTATGCATCAGTAAGAAGAGAGAACAGAGAGCTGAAACTTGAAGTTGCAAGAATGAGAATGAGATTGAATGATTTGGAGAAAGATCACGTTTCTATGAAACAGGAGCTTGTGAAGCCTCATATTGCTAACAAAATCTTCAAATCATTCACCAAAAAATTAAGTAAACTTAATGCTCTATTTCGTATTAACAGTGTTCGTGGCAGTGGTACTGGTACTGGTACTGGTGAAAGATCTACTTCATCACAAATTCGGTTTCCTTTTCATAAGCGAAGGTGTCACTCAGTTTCAtga
- the LOC101502110 gene encoding uncharacterized protein: MGVSFAGFRNSLPFSGLVRQLEQEMETVIKVLQPGPLGIIEHKFSADEICRANATVAKAVANWRRNAIREDNNHILKDYIHKK; encoded by the exons ATGGGGGTATCTTTTGCAGGGTTTCGAAATTCGTTGCCATTTTCTGGGCTAGTTAG ACAGCTTGAGCAAGAGATGGAAACTGTGATTAAGGTGCTGCAGCCTGGACCTTTGGGAATCATAGAGCATAAGTTTTCTGCTGACGAGATTTGCAGGGCTAATGCTACAGTCGCTAAAGCAGTAGCTAATTGGCGAAGAAATGCAATCCGTGAGGACAATAATCATATTTTGAAAGACTATATACACAAGAAGTGA
- the LOC101501787 gene encoding monothiol glutaredoxin-S6-like, which yields MELLTSLTVNKPVVIFSKSTCSMTQTVKALIKSFGANPIVIQIDRMPLGQPVERALIQIGCKPSVPAVFIGQQFIGGTDELISLNVQNRLSELLINASAIFMWNG from the coding sequence ATGGAATTGTTAACATCATTAACAGTTAACAAACCAGTTGTGATTTTCAGCAAAAGCACTTGTTCCATGACTCAAACAGTGAAAGCACTAATAAAAAGCTTTGGTGCCAACCCTATAGTTATTCAGATTGACAGAATGCCACTTGGACAACCAGTAGAGAGAGCACTGATTCAGATTGGTTGTAAACCAAGTGTGCCTGCAGTTTTCATAGGACAACAATTTATTGGTGGTACTGATGAACTTATAAGTCTCAATGTTCAAAACAGGCTTTCTGAATTGCTTATTAACGCTAGTGCTATATTCATGTGGAATGGCTAG
- the LOC101502431 gene encoding BTB/POZ domain-containing protein At1g03010-like isoform X1, producing MGVVTLGELKPSVSGKRTFRPSSSIRHATEWPISDVSSDLTIQVVASTFALHKFPLISRSGRFRKLLLESKVSRISLPNVPGGVEAFELAAKFCYGINIDFTLSNVAMLHCTSHFLEMTEEFSEKNLLTRAESYLKETVLPNTSNTIHVLHHCENLLPLSEEINLVNKLINAIANNACKEQLTSGLLKLDHTFPSQKNTSIVMEQETPLDWWGNSFNVLSLDFFERVISVMKSKGLKQDLISKILVNYAHNSLQGTNVRDPLDIELQKNQRVIVETIVGLLPNQSRKSPIPMAFLSCLLKTSIATSASNSCKGDLEKRIGLQLDQAILEDILIPTNSSTSNTHHNTMYDTDSVLRIFSTFLNLEDVDDDEDSDFRDENQMMYEYEFDSPGSPKQSSILKVSKLLDNYLAEVALDSNLLPSKFIALAELLPDHARISSDGLYRAVDIFLKVHPHIKDSERYRLSKTIDCQKLSQEACSHAAQNERLPVQIGVQVLFYEQTRLRNAMNGGHNQTIFFGGIHGQFPQRSGSGIGSGAISPRDNYASVRRENRELKLEVARMRMRLNDLEKDHVSMKQELVKPHIANKIFKSFTKKLSKLNALFRINSVRGSGTGTGTGERSTSSQIRFPFHKRRCHSVS from the exons ATGGGAGTTGTAACTCTTGGTGAATTGAAGCCTAGTGTTTCAGGGAAAAGGACTTTTCGTCCAAGTTCAAGCATAAGACATGCCACTGAATG GCCAATATCTGATGTCTCTAGTGATCTTACCATCCAAGTAGTAGCATCAACCTTTGCACTTCACAAG TTTCCTCTTATATCTAGGAGTGGAAGATTTAGAAAGCTGCTGTTAGAATCAAAAGTTTCACGCATAAGTCTTCCAAATGTGCCAGGTGGTGTAGAGGCATTTGAATTAGCTGCAAAATTCTGCTATGGAATCAACATTGATTTCACTCTCTCAAATGTTGCTATGCTACATTGCACATCTCATTTTCTTGAAATGACAGAAGAATTCTCAGAGAAGAATTTGTTGACAAGAGCTGAATCATATCTAAAGGAAACAGTACTCCCCAACACATCAAACACTATACATGTTCTTCACCATTGTGAGAATCTTTTACCTTTATCAGAAGAAATAAACCTTGTTAATAAGCTTATCAATGCGATTGCGAATAATGCATGCAAAGAGCAACTTACTTCTGGTTTGTTAAAACTTGACCACACTTTTCCTTCTCAAAAAAACACATCAATAGTAATGGAACAAGAAACACCTTTAGATTGGTGGGGGAACTCATTCAATGTTCTCAGTCTCGATTTCTTCGAACGAGTTATATCGGTTATGAAATCAAAGGGATTGAAACAAGACTTAATCAGCAAAATTTTGGTGAACTATGCACATAATTCTCTTCAAGGGACTAATGTTAGGGACCCTCTTGACATAGAATTGCAAAAGAATCAAAGGGTCATTGTTGAAACCATAGTTGGTTTACTTCCAAATCAATCAAGGAAAAGTCCAATTCCAATGGCATTTCTTTCATGTTTATTGAAAACTTCAATAGCAACATCAGCATCAAATTCTTGTAAAGGTGATTTGGAAAAGCGAATCGGTCTACAACTTGATCAGGCAATTCTCGAAGACATTCTCATTCCAACAAATTCATCAACTTCAAATACTCATCACAACACAATGTATGATACAGATTCAGTTTTGAGGATTTTTTCTACTTTTCTAAACTTGGAAGATGtggatgatgatgaagatagtGATTTTAGAGATGAAAACCAAATGATGTATGAGTATGAATTTGACAGTCCTGGATCTCCAAAACAAAGCTCAATTCTGAAAGTTTCCAAATTACTTGACAATTATCTTGCTGAAGTTGCACTAGACTCAAACCTTTTGCCATCAAAATTCATAGCACTTGCTGAACTATTACCGGACCATGCACGCATTTCAAGTGATGGACTCTATAGAGCTGTTGATATCTTCCTTAAG GTTCATCCTCACATTAAGGACTCAGAGCGATACCGTCTAAGCAAAACCATCGACTGTCAGAAACTATCTCAAGAAGCATGTAGCCATGCAGCACAAAATGAAAGACTACCAGTTCAAATAGGAGTACAGGTTCTTTTCTATGAACAAACAAGGCTTCGCAACGCGATGAACGGAGGACACAATCAAACAATCTTCTTCGGTGGAATTCACGGTCAATTCCCTCAAAGATCAGGAAGTGGTATAGGAAGTGGAGCAATTTCTCCTAGAGATAACTATGCATCAGTAAGAAGAGAGAACAGAGAGCTGAAACTTGAAGTTGCAAGAATGAGAATGAGATTGAATGATTTGGAGAAAGATCACGTTTCTATGAAACAGGAGCTTGTGAAGCCTCATATTGCTAACAAAATCTTCAAATCATTCACCAAAAAATTAAGTAAACTTAATGCTCTATTTCGTATTAACAGTGTTCGTGGCAGTGGTACTGGTACTGGTACTGGTGAAAGATCTACTTCATCACAAATTCGGTTTCCTTTTCATAAGCGAAGGTGTCACTCAGTTTCAtga